The Enterobacter mori genomic interval CCGAAGCTCAGCCCGGTCTCGCGCTGCATCAGGCGTGCAAACGAGCGCTCGCTGAGAGCGAGCCGTTTTGCCCAATCCTTCAGGGTGCTTCTGTCCTCAGGGCGGGTAACCAGCGCGTCGGCCATGGCGCGAATTTTCGGATCGGTCGAGACCGGCAGGCTCAGCTTCTGCTGCGGCATGCTGGCGAGCTCATCAAGGGTTACTCTGGTCAGCCTGGCGACGTGGCTGTCGGGGGGATAATCCACGCCTTCGCGCGTCAGACGATCGACCAGTTCCTTAATCAACGGCGAGATCGCCAGCGTGCAGCATCTCTCCGGCAGCGCCGCCGCGCCGGGCTCAATAAACAAATAGTTAAGATGCGCGTTCCAGGTCGCTTTGGCGCTGTGCGGGATCCCGCCGGGGATCCAGACGGCGCAGTCCGGCGGCACGATCCAGATATCATTCTCCGCGTAACAGCTGACCGCACCGTATCGGGCAATAATCAGCTGCCCCTTGCGGTGGGTATGTACCGGCACTTCCGCGGCGTAATCCACGAAGTCCAGATGACGCGCCACCGCCGGGCAGGCAGTAGAGTCAGGGTCATACAGCATATTAGCGAGTTGAAGCTTCATGATTTTGGCAACATTCAGGTATTTTTTGACAGAATAGAGTATTTGAGCACGTCTGTAAGCCGGTAATAATCCCGGCATGAATACATTCCTCTCTCATTCCGTGCGCCTGCCCGCCGCATTGCGAAACGATGCGGGCGCGCTGATCTACGCCGCGAAGAGTTTTGCCGCGGCGATGATGGCTTATTACATCGCGCTGTCGATCGGCCTCGAGCGTCCCTCATGGGCGATTATTACGGTTTACATCGTGTCGCAGACGTCGGTAGGGGCATCGCTGAGCAGAAGCCTCTACCGGCTGGCCGGTACCGTGGCGGGTGCCTGCGCGACCGTTCTGATTGTGCCCACCTTCGTGAATACGCCGATCCTGTGCAGCGTGGTGCTGACGGGCTGGATCACGTTCTGCCTGTGGCTATCCCTGCTGGAGCGCACGCCCCGGGCCTATGCCTTCGTGCTGGCGGGCTACACCGCGAGCCTGATTGGCTTTCCGGCGGTGTCCGATCCCGGCGGCATCTTTAACGTCGCCATCGTCCGCGTGCAGGAGATCGCGATAGGGATTTTCTGCGCGGCGCTGATTCACCGCTACGTGCTGCCCGCGCGCGTATCGGGCCAGTTCAACGCTAAGCTATCCCAGACGCTTCAGGCGGCGCGCGAACGGGTGGCGGATACCTTAGCGGGTAAACCCGATGCGGCTTCCGGCCCGCTGCAACTGGCTCTGGCGCTGCAGTTTCTGCAGGGCATAAGCCACCACATTCCGTATGATTTTGCCCTCTCAGCCCCGGTGCGGCAGGCCAGAAAGGCGATCCACGACCGGCTGGCGCGGCTGGTTATCGTCAACTGTGAACTGCACGATCGCCTGCCAGCAATCGGAACCCTGCCCGCCGACGCGCAGGCATTGCTGGAGGACGTTCAGGCCTGGCTTGCCGGTGAAGGCGCCAGCAGCACGGCAGAAGCGTTACGGCTCCGCTGTGCGCTTCTCATCGATCGGTATGCCGCGCAGACGCAGACGTTTGACGACGCGCTGCAGGTCAGTTTTATTCGCTACCTCGCGGAGGCAATCGCTCTTCTGCAGCAGTGCGAACGTCTTTCCGGGGCCATCCACCACGCCAAACCCCTCTTTGGGGAGATGCAAACCCGCACGGGGAAAGGCTACGTTTTCCACCGCGATCCTCTTACCGCAGCCCGCACGGCGCTGGGGGCTTTCGCCATTATTCTGAGCGGCTGTCTGGTCTGGATCTTCTCGGCGTGGCCGGACGGCGGTACGGCGGTGTCTATCCTGGGGGTCTGCTGCACGCTGTTTGGCAGCTTCGACACCCCGGCACCGCACATCGTGAAATACATCATTGGTTCGTTCTGGGGCGTGGTCATTAGCCTGTTCTACAGCTTTGCGCTGCTGCCGCAGGTGAGCGATTTCCCGGTGCTGGTGGCGGTGCTTGCCCCGGCGTATCTGCTGGCCGGGTCGCTACAGGCTCGCCCGCCGACCACGTTTATGGCGATGGGTATTACCCTGACGCTACCCATTCTGTGCGAGCTGGGAGCGCACTACAGCGGAGACTTCGCCGTTGCGGCCAACACCGCCATTGCGCTATTTGCCGCGACGGGTTTTGCCGTCATCGGCATGAGCCTGCTGCAAACCGTGCAGGCGGACGGCGCCATCACGCGTCTGCTGAACCTGTGCCAGCGTGATATTCGCCGCAGCGTGAAGGGCACGCTGCGGGTCGACGAAACGCAGTGGATTAACCTGATGATGGACCGAACCGCCCTGGTGCTGCCGCGTTTGCAGCGCAGCGAGCGCGCGCCAGAGCAGGCGCTCGATCGGCTGTTGCACGCGCTGCGCCTGGGACTTTCGGTCATGCATTTACGCCGCAGTGACACACCGCCCGGCAGGGAGGTTGACGCGCTTTTGCATCGGATAAACGCCGCAGACCGCCACGCCTTACGCGAACGCATCGCCATCCTTATCGCGCGCTATCTGCCTGCGGCAGATGAACATACGCGCCAGTTTGTCTTCAGGCTGGTGGAGCTGCACTGTGCATTACAGGGGCCAGACCATGATTAACGATCTCAATATCGGCGGCGTTTTTATTCCGGGGTTACTGATGGCCGCCCTCGCGGCGCTGGTCTGCACGCTGAGCCTCGTCGCGCTTTTCTCTCTCAGCAGGCTCTACCGGCGCTTACCGTTTCGCCCGCTGATGGATGTTTCCACCTGGATTGTCACCTTTTTCCTGCTGATGCAGGGTCTGACCGCGTTGGGGTTATTGTCATGAAATCACTGCTCTCTTTACTGGCTCGCTATGCGCTGACGTTGGGCACCGTCGCGGCGGCCACGCTTCTGGCGTTTATGATGTGGAAACACTACGCACAAACGCCATGGACCCGCGACGGCCGCGTGCGGGCCGATGTGGTGCAGATTGCGCCGGATGTCTCCGGGCCGGTCATCAGCGTGGCCGTCCGGGATAACCAGTGGGTGAACCGGGGCGATGTGCTTTACGCTATCGATCCGCGCTGGCTTAAGCTGGCGGTGGTCAGCGCGCAGGCGGACGTTGAGTCGAAACGCCATGAGATGCTGATGCGCCAGGATGCGGCCCATCGCCGCACGCTGATTAAAAACGCCATCTCCAGCGAGGATTTGCAGCAAACCGGCAGCGCGGCGAACGTCGCGGCGGCCAATTATCACGGCGCGCTGGCCGCGCTGGATCTGGCAGAGCTTAATCTGGCGCACGCCACCGTGCGTGCGCCGGTCTCGGGGTACGTCACGCACCTGCGGCTTCGCCCCGGAGACTACGCGACGGCGGGGGAAACAAAGGTTGCCATCGTCGATGCCCACAGCTTCTGGGTGGTGGGGTACTTTGAGGAGACCAAGCTGCGCCATATTCGCGTCGGGGATGCCGCGCAGGTTGTTCTGATGGGATACGAGCCGGTCATCACGGGCCACGTGGAGAGCATCGGGCACGGGATCGGGGACAGTAACGACGAAACGGGCGGGCTGGGTCTGCCCGACGTCGAGCCCACCTTTAGCTGGGTGCGGCTGGCGCAGCGCGTGCCGGTACGCATTCATATCGACAAATTGCCGGAGGGAGTTGAGCTGGTGTCGGGGCTGTCGGCGAGCGTGGCGGTGGGGCGAAAATCTGGGGATAGTCAGCCTTAAACACATATGCGAAACTTACCGCTTCTGAAAAAATGTGGTGGGACCCGCTCAATGTCAGAACCAACTTCGCAGTGCCTTTTCAGTGAAGGACTGATCGCTTTTCCTGAAGGTTATCAGGATCGTACCGTCAACGTATTCGCGCCGCCCGCTGCGGATGCGCCAGCGTTCAACATCTCCCGCGATGCCCTCAACCCCGGCGAAGCGCTTGCCGCGTATATCGATCGCCAGCTCGCCCTGATGGAAAAACACATCAAGGGCTGGAAGCAGGGGGAGCGCAGCGCCGCTACCCTGGGCGACGGCCTTTTGCAGGGTGAAACCGTCCATGCGAGCTACCTGCGCGACGGAAAACGCATCTGGCAACAGCAGGCCGTATTTAACGTCGAGAACGATAAAATTCTGGTGTTCACCATGACCTGCACCCGCACGCCGGGCGATGCCGACCGCGCGCTGTTTCGCGATCTTCTCAGGAGCTTCCGTTTCCACCATTAACATCAGGGACCGTTGTTATGTTTGAAGCTGCACGCGTAGGTGATGATATCGGCCACTCCGGTGCGCTGGCCGGGATGATTGCCGGAACGATTGTCGGTGGCCTGATTGCCGCCGCCGGGGGCATTCTGGCAGGGGCGATGTTTATTGCGGGACTCGGCGCATCCTGCCTTGGCGTGGGCGTCCTGCTCGTCGGCGCCAGCCTGGCCGTGGGGTACTACACCGGGGAACTGGCGACCGCCGCCCGGGACAGCATCGCGGACGCCGGGGCATCCAGCATGACGAAGAAAGGCGTCATTACCTCCGGCTCGCCCAATGTGTTTATCAACGGTAAACCCGCCGCCATGGCCACGGATAGCGCGGTGAAGTGCTCTGACGACGGCTCGCAGCAAATGGCCGAAGGCTCCTCACGTGTTTCCATTAACGGCCTGCCTGCGGCCCGCATCGGGGATCGCACCACCTGCGACGCGAAGGTGATGACCGGTTCGGACAACGTCATTATCGGCGGCGATCCGCAGCAAACCCTGCCCATTCAGTCTGAAGTCCCCGAGTGGCTGTATAAAGTCTCCGATCTTACCCTGCTGTTCGCCGGGTTGATTGGCGGGTGGGGCGGTGCCGCCGGCAAAGTCGGGGCGCTCTCTAAGCTGCTGGGGAAAATTCCCGGGATCAATAAGCTGGCCCGTATCGCCTGCCGCGCCGGCACGCTGATGACCGGCGTGGCCGCCGCGGGGATCATCGCCCGCCCGGTGGATATTGTCAGCGGACAGAAGTTTCTCAGCGGGGATGATGAGCTGGACTTCATCCTCCCTTCCCGTCTTCCTGTGCGCTGGCAGCGCTACTGGCGCAGCGGCAACCCCGGCGACAGCGTGCTGGGCCGCGGCTGGAGCCTGTTCTGGGAAAGCCGCCTGGAGCCTTATCAGGACGGCCTGGTGTGGCGCGCGCCGTCCGGCGATTACGTCGCCTTCCCGAAGGTCCCGAAAGGGATGCGCACCTACTGTGAAAGCGAAAAGAACTGGCTTGAACACCATCAGGACGACAGCTGGTCGGTGTATGACGTCAGCGGCGAGCGCTGGCACTATGCGCCGCTGCGGGAGGATGCTCCGTCGCTGCTCCAGCGCATCTCTGAACCCTGCGGCAACGATATCCTCTTCGAGTGGAATGCGGATAATACCCTGCATGCTCTGACCGACAGCGCGGGCCAGCGCGTGGTCTGCCGCTACGACCGCGACAGGCTCGTCGGCGCCTGGCTGGATGACGAGATCTGCCTGGTCAGTTACGCTTATGATGAACAGCGCCAGCTGGTCTGTGTGACTGGCCGGGGCGGTAGCGTGCGCCGACGCTTCCGCTGGCAGGACGGGCTGATGAGCGCCCATGAGGACGCCAACGGCCTGCTAAGCGAATACCGCTGGCGGGAGATTGACGGCCTGCCGCGCGTGGTCGGCTTCCGCCACAGCGGCGGCGAACAGCTGACGTTCGAATACGATTTTGATAACGGCACCCGCCGTGCGACCCGCGAAGACGGCGCGCAGGCGCACTGGCTGGTGGATGACGACGACAACGTCGAGCGCTTCACGGATTACGACGGTCGCCAGACGAGCTTTGTCTACCGCGACGGCGAGCTCTGCGACGTCATCCTGCCCGGCGGGGCGATGCGCCGCAGCACGTGGGACAAATATGGCCGCATGACCAGCGAGACGGACCCGGCGGGCCGCCGTACGGAGTATCACTGGTATCGTCTGACCGACCGCATCACCCGCACGGTGTACCCGGACGGCACCTCATCGCAGGCCAGGTACGATCTTCGCGGTCGCCTGCTGTCGGAGACGGATCCGGCCGGTAGCGCCACCGCGTATCGCTATCCCGATGATGAAGAAAACCTGCCGGAGAGCATCACCGACGCCACGGGCGGCGTGGTGCGCCTGGTCTGGAACCACCAGGGGCTGCTGACGCAGCGCACCGACTGCTCCGGCAGCGTGACCCGCTTCACCTACGACCGCTTCGGGCAGCTGATTGCCAGCGAGGATGCGGAAGGGAACATCACGCGCCGGGAGTGGAGCCGTGCCGGGCTGCTGAGCGCCGTGATCCACCCGGACGGCAGCCGCGAGTCGCTGGTGTGGAACGAACGCGGCCAGCTCACGGGCTGGCGCGACCCGCTGGAAAGCGAGGTGAGCTGGGCCTATAACGCGCTCGGCCTCCCGGTCAGCCTCACCGACCGTATTGGCCGCGTGCGCCAGTGGCGCTACGATCCGCGCGGTAACCTGCTGCGACTCGATAACGGCAACGGGGCGGAATACCGCTTCACTTACGACGCCATGGGCCGACCGCTCAGCGAAACGCGCCCGGACGAGACCGTGCGCCATATGGAATGGGACGCGCGAGGGTTCCTTTGCGCGCTCGAAGAAAACGGCAGGCCTGCCGCCGACGGCGGTATCGCCCGTCGCGTCCAGCAGTTTAGCTATGACGACAGCGGCCTGCTGATCGGGCGCACTCAGCGCCACGCGGAGTACCGCTACTTCCGCGACCTGAGCGGCCAGATCGCCCGCATCCGCCGCACGCCAACCGCTGAAGGCGTTGCCCTGGGTATCGAAAGCGATGAGATCGCTTACCGCCACGACGCCGCCGGGCGCGTGCTGAGCGAGTCCGGCATTAACGGCGCGGTGGGCTATGAATGGGATGCCTTGAGCAACCTGACCGGCCTGACGCTGCCCGGCGAGCAAAAGCTGGCCTGGCTGCACTACGGCTCCGGCCACGTCAGCGCCATCCGCTTCGGGCAGCAGCTGGTGACAGAGTTCACCCGCGACCGCCTGCATCGTGAAGTTCGCCGCACCCAGGGCGCGCGCGAGCAGCTCCGTCAGTATGACAGCCTCGGCAGACGCACCCTGCAGCGCAGCGAATTGAGCACGGACGTGACCCTGCCGGAGCAGGCGATACTGGAACGCCTGTATCGCTATACCGCGCGCGGTGAGCTTTCCGGCGTCAGCGACACCCTGCGCGGTGAGGTGGACTACGGCTACGACGCCGAAGGGCGCCTGCTGAAGCACTACGAGGCCCGACAGGGGCACAGCCGCGCGCAGTTCAGCTATGACGCCGCGGATAACCTCGCCGCCAGTGACGATCCGGTACCGGTCACGGATAACCGCCTGCAGCACTGGCAGGCGCTGTTTATGAAATACGACCACTGGGGCAACCTGGTCAGCCGCCGCAACGGGCTGTATGAACAGCATTATGCGTATGACGCCGAGAACCGTCTGGTGTCCGCCCGGGGAACCGGGCCGGAAGGGCGGTTTGAGGCGCGCTATCACTACGACGCGCTGGGCCGCCGCACGCGCAAAATCGTCACCACGACGCACGGCACCACCGAAACGCGCTTCCTGTGGCAGGGCTACCGCCTGTTGCAGGAGCAGCAGGAAAGCGGGCTGTGCAGCACCTATGTATACGACCCGAATGAAGCCTGGAGCCCGCTGGCGCGGGTGGATCATCTTCGTGACCAGAGCAGCGGTGAGATTTACTGGTTCAACACCGACCTGAACGGCGCGCCGCTTGAAGTGACCGACGAGCGCGGCGCGGTGCGCTGGAGCGGCCAGTACGGCAGCTTTGGCGAGGTGCGCCATCAGAGCGAAGGGTTCTCACGGCTTGTGAATCGCACGGCGATGGCACACCAGCCGCTTCGCTATGCCGGGCAGTACGCTGACGGTGAAACGGGGCTGCACTATAACCTGTTCCGCTACTACGACCCGCAGGTCGGGCGGTTTATTGTGCAGGATCCGATTGGGCTGAATGGCGGGTGGAACCTTTATCAGTATGCGCCGAATCCGCTGGGGTGGATTGATCCGCTGGGTCTTACCGTTGACCCAATCGCCAAGCTTAGTGAGCGTGGATACAGTGGTGTTGTTCAAACTCCTACTGGCGGGCTGGATTATTCTGGAAGTAATGCCTTGTATAATAAAGCTGGCATTAATCCTGTTGTTTCTATTGAATATACCGGGGATTATTTGCAAGATTTCCATGCTGCAAATATAGAGGCTGGATTAAATCAAAAAACGACGCCAAGTGGTTATGTCTGGCACCATCTTGATGATTATAATCCTGAAACTAACAAAGGGACTATGCAATTGGTTAAACAAAGTGCTCATCAGGGAATTTCGCATACTGGTGGCGTTAGTCAGTACAAGGCTGCCACTGGAAATGCCTATACTCATCCAGCTAGAAACCGTGCCCGCAGAACCGTTGGAGGAAAATGTTAATGTATCTTACTGATTCAGCAAATAAACTGACTGTAGACGAAATCAACGCATTCAATGCGTACTTTGATCATCATCTTCCCGCATCATTTCTTGATTTTTATCTTAAAAATAATGGTGGATATCCTCATGATAATGAAGATGGTAATCCTTTTATGCTTGGCGGTTTTAACCCTATAAAATATGGTGATCTGCCGATTGAGCAACTTTATCGTGACCTTATTGAGTCGTTTGGCGAGTTAAGGAATATGGTTCCTTTTGCTTATGATGACGGGGGGAACACTTTTCTACTATCTCTCAAATCTGATGATTCATTAGGGAAGGTATTTATTTTTCTGATGGATGATAAAGAGGTTGAGTTGGTTGCCGATTCGTTCTCGGAATTTTTAGAAGAATTGTTTGCTTGAAAGTAAAGAGGCAGTTTCTAAAATTCTCGATAGTTAGGTTGTTGTTGACGAAATCTAAAGTCAGAGTCTGTCTAAATATTTAAATTAAGTCATTGATTTAAGAATTTATAGCCCGGCTTATGTCGGGTTTATTAATGTTGGACGGTAACTATTGAAGTTTTTCAGATCTGATACGCGCTTTTCCTCCGAGAACTGATGCACAACCTTATATTATTTATGAGATATATACCAAGCGTATAGGGAAGTAAAACTGTCCCTTTGTTTGGTTAATTGGATACGGTCACTCAATATAAGTTCCAATAATGTATGAATAGTCATATTGATTCCGGATATTTGAAACTAATTTAGCAAGCACAAGGCTTAACCGGTGGATAGAGTAGAGTTACAAAATGAGTTGTATAAATTAAACATACCAAGAGATAGCTATTCTATTGATGGTATTGAGGATGAGGCATTATGTCTGATCCTCGATGGAGGGCTATGGCGTGTTTTTTATAGTGAACATGGAAAACGCATAGAGGTTGAATGTTTTGCTACTGAAAGTGATGCTTGTCAATCCTTCCTTACTAGAATCACAAAATGGTTCTAGTTATAAAAAGTATGTAAAATTAGGTCCCAGCCTTTGAACTTTATTGAGTTGGTACTAATATTCATGCTTTGGCCATAATAGCCAAAGAGTGTGGGTGTAATGTTGCCGCTTTAACAAATTTTTTAATCTTGAATGTACTATTCTATAATATTATAGTTGATTATTAGTGGGTTGATAATGTGGAAACTTGGATGAAATTGCAGTTTCTTGGATTGATCCCATCTAGGTAGACGATCCTGCCCTATTTTTCTCGCCACAACTTTTTTACCATTGTTTTGAATGTCCGATCTTCGCTCACAGCAGGCCATCAACTCGGTTAGTTTGCCCGCTTCGTGCCAAAAGCGGAAGTTCCTGATTACTGTAAGTGTTAAATTATGGTGAGCAGCACAATGGTTTAAAAACTAAAGAAATAATAGATTCTAAAATATTGGAAGGAAAACTATGAGTAGTTAATGTGAGGTGCTTCAATTCAATAATTCAGGGTTACATTTTAATGCAACCCTTTTCTTTTCATGAATACTAAACTAATAAGGAAAGAACCTCTTCAAGTGT includes:
- a CDS encoding AraC family transcriptional regulator, encoding MKLQLANMLYDPDSTACPAVARHLDFVDYAAEVPVHTHRKGQLIIARYGAVSCYAENDIWIVPPDCAVWIPGGIPHSAKATWNAHLNYLFIEPGAAALPERCCTLAISPLIKELVDRLTREGVDYPPDSHVARLTRVTLDELASMPQQKLSLPVSTDPKIRAMADALVTRPEDRSTLKDWAKRLALSERSFARLMQRETGLSFGRWRQQLHLIIALRELASGVPVQNVAATLGYESVNAFITMFRKAMGSTPAHYFAERKNSGR
- a CDS encoding FUSC family protein; this encodes MNTFLSHSVRLPAALRNDAGALIYAAKSFAAAMMAYYIALSIGLERPSWAIITVYIVSQTSVGASLSRSLYRLAGTVAGACATVLIVPTFVNTPILCSVVLTGWITFCLWLSLLERTPRAYAFVLAGYTASLIGFPAVSDPGGIFNVAIVRVQEIAIGIFCAALIHRYVLPARVSGQFNAKLSQTLQAARERVADTLAGKPDAASGPLQLALALQFLQGISHHIPYDFALSAPVRQARKAIHDRLARLVIVNCELHDRLPAIGTLPADAQALLEDVQAWLAGEGASSTAEALRLRCALLIDRYAAQTQTFDDALQVSFIRYLAEAIALLQQCERLSGAIHHAKPLFGEMQTRTGKGYVFHRDPLTAARTALGAFAIILSGCLVWIFSAWPDGGTAVSILGVCCTLFGSFDTPAPHIVKYIIGSFWGVVISLFYSFALLPQVSDFPVLVAVLAPAYLLAGSLQARPPTTFMAMGITLTLPILCELGAHYSGDFAVAANTAIALFAATGFAVIGMSLLQTVQADGAITRLLNLCQRDIRRSVKGTLRVDETQWINLMMDRTALVLPRLQRSERAPEQALDRLLHALRLGLSVMHLRRSDTPPGREVDALLHRINAADRHALRERIAILIARYLPAADEHTRQFVFRLVELHCALQGPDHD
- a CDS encoding DUF1656 domain-containing protein encodes the protein MINDLNIGGVFIPGLLMAALAALVCTLSLVALFSLSRLYRRLPFRPLMDVSTWIVTFFLLMQGLTALGLLS
- a CDS encoding efflux RND transporter periplasmic adaptor subunit gives rise to the protein MKSLLSLLARYALTLGTVAAATLLAFMMWKHYAQTPWTRDGRVRADVVQIAPDVSGPVISVAVRDNQWVNRGDVLYAIDPRWLKLAVVSAQADVESKRHEMLMRQDAAHRRTLIKNAISSEDLQQTGSAANVAAANYHGALAALDLAELNLAHATVRAPVSGYVTHLRLRPGDYATAGETKVAIVDAHSFWVVGYFEETKLRHIRVGDAAQVVLMGYEPVITGHVESIGHGIGDSNDETGGLGLPDVEPTFSWVRLAQRVPVRIHIDKLPEGVELVSGLSASVAVGRKSGDSQP
- a CDS encoding DUF1795 domain-containing protein, which gives rise to MSEPTSQCLFSEGLIAFPEGYQDRTVNVFAPPAADAPAFNISRDALNPGEALAAYIDRQLALMEKHIKGWKQGERSAATLGDGLLQGETVHASYLRDGKRIWQQQAVFNVENDKILVFTMTCTRTPGDADRALFRDLLRSFRFHH
- a CDS encoding RHS repeat-associated core domain-containing protein codes for the protein MFEAARVGDDIGHSGALAGMIAGTIVGGLIAAAGGILAGAMFIAGLGASCLGVGVLLVGASLAVGYYTGELATAARDSIADAGASSMTKKGVITSGSPNVFINGKPAAMATDSAVKCSDDGSQQMAEGSSRVSINGLPAARIGDRTTCDAKVMTGSDNVIIGGDPQQTLPIQSEVPEWLYKVSDLTLLFAGLIGGWGGAAGKVGALSKLLGKIPGINKLARIACRAGTLMTGVAAAGIIARPVDIVSGQKFLSGDDELDFILPSRLPVRWQRYWRSGNPGDSVLGRGWSLFWESRLEPYQDGLVWRAPSGDYVAFPKVPKGMRTYCESEKNWLEHHQDDSWSVYDVSGERWHYAPLREDAPSLLQRISEPCGNDILFEWNADNTLHALTDSAGQRVVCRYDRDRLVGAWLDDEICLVSYAYDEQRQLVCVTGRGGSVRRRFRWQDGLMSAHEDANGLLSEYRWREIDGLPRVVGFRHSGGEQLTFEYDFDNGTRRATREDGAQAHWLVDDDDNVERFTDYDGRQTSFVYRDGELCDVILPGGAMRRSTWDKYGRMTSETDPAGRRTEYHWYRLTDRITRTVYPDGTSSQARYDLRGRLLSETDPAGSATAYRYPDDEENLPESITDATGGVVRLVWNHQGLLTQRTDCSGSVTRFTYDRFGQLIASEDAEGNITRREWSRAGLLSAVIHPDGSRESLVWNERGQLTGWRDPLESEVSWAYNALGLPVSLTDRIGRVRQWRYDPRGNLLRLDNGNGAEYRFTYDAMGRPLSETRPDETVRHMEWDARGFLCALEENGRPAADGGIARRVQQFSYDDSGLLIGRTQRHAEYRYFRDLSGQIARIRRTPTAEGVALGIESDEIAYRHDAAGRVLSESGINGAVGYEWDALSNLTGLTLPGEQKLAWLHYGSGHVSAIRFGQQLVTEFTRDRLHREVRRTQGAREQLRQYDSLGRRTLQRSELSTDVTLPEQAILERLYRYTARGELSGVSDTLRGEVDYGYDAEGRLLKHYEARQGHSRAQFSYDAADNLAASDDPVPVTDNRLQHWQALFMKYDHWGNLVSRRNGLYEQHYAYDAENRLVSARGTGPEGRFEARYHYDALGRRTRKIVTTTHGTTETRFLWQGYRLLQEQQESGLCSTYVYDPNEAWSPLARVDHLRDQSSGEIYWFNTDLNGAPLEVTDERGAVRWSGQYGSFGEVRHQSEGFSRLVNRTAMAHQPLRYAGQYADGETGLHYNLFRYYDPQVGRFIVQDPIGLNGGWNLYQYAPNPLGWIDPLGLTVDPIAKLSERGYSGVVQTPTGGLDYSGSNALYNKAGINPVVSIEYTGDYLQDFHAANIEAGLNQKTTPSGYVWHHLDDYNPETNKGTMQLVKQSAHQGISHTGGVSQYKAATGNAYTHPARNRARRTVGGKC
- a CDS encoding SMI1/KNR4 family protein, yielding MYLTDSANKLTVDEINAFNAYFDHHLPASFLDFYLKNNGGYPHDNEDGNPFMLGGFNPIKYGDLPIEQLYRDLIESFGELRNMVPFAYDDGGNTFLLSLKSDDSLGKVFIFLMDDKEVELVADSFSEFLEELFA